One genomic region from Rhizomicrobium palustre encodes:
- the kdpC gene encoding potassium-transporting ATPase subunit KdpC translates to MTTHLRPALVLLVLFTLLTGLAYPLAITGLGQAFFPHQAGGSLITQNGKVIGSELIGQNFAAPGYFHGRPSAAGNGYDGANSSGSNLGPTSKKLMDRVAGDAKTLSKENPFTPVPVDLVTTSASGLDPDITPAAALFQIPRIAKARGLAPEKLKALVEAHTKPRLLGLIGEPTVNVVKLNLALDALSHPTR, encoded by the coding sequence ATGACTACGCATCTTCGCCCTGCCCTTGTTCTGCTCGTGCTATTCACCTTGTTGACGGGTCTTGCCTATCCCCTCGCCATCACCGGTCTGGGTCAGGCCTTCTTCCCGCACCAAGCCGGTGGCAGCCTGATCACCCAGAATGGCAAAGTGATCGGCTCGGAACTGATCGGCCAGAATTTCGCGGCGCCCGGCTATTTCCATGGCCGCCCCTCCGCTGCGGGCAATGGCTATGACGGCGCCAATTCCTCCGGCTCCAATCTTGGCCCCACCTCCAAGAAGCTGATGGACCGCGTGGCGGGCGACGCCAAGACGCTGTCCAAGGAGAACCCCTTCACCCCCGTTCCGGTCGATCTCGTCACCACCTCGGCGAGCGGTCTGGACCCGGACATCACCCCCGCCGCGGCCCTGTTCCAAATCCCCCGCATTGCCAAGGCGCGCGGCCTTGCCCCGGAAAAGCTGAAAGCCCTAGTCGAGGCACATACAAAGCCGCGCCTGCTCGGCCTGATCGGCGAGCCGACGGTGAATGTGGTGAAGCTTAATCTGGCACTGGATGCGCTTTCGCACCCGACGCGCTAG
- the kdpA gene encoding potassium-transporting ATPase subunit KdpA: MTFNMLVQIAIFAGLVTLTVKPLGAFMAAVFQGERNVLSPILSPLERLFYRAAGIDPTKEQHWTAYGLAMLAFSIAGMFLLYAILRLQAFLPLNPQGLPNVSPDLAFNTAISFVTNTNWQSYGGETTLSYFSQMVGLTMHNFVSAATGIALAMALIRGFARRSAKTIGNFWVDLTRATLYVLLPLAIVMALVLLSQGVPQNFSAYTAATTLEGAKQVLAQGPVASQEAIKMLGTNGGGFFNVNSAHPFENPTALTNLIELWSIFAISAALTYSFGKMVGNTRQGWAIFAVMGLLYLGGQFACAWAEQQPSAKLAALHIDQKPSALQAGGNMEGKDVRFGITNSAIWATATTDASNGSVNAMHDSFTPLGGLVPMVNMQLGEIIFGGVGSGLYGMLLFAIVAMFVAGLMVGRTPEYLGKKLESREVKMAILAILVSPLAVLVPAAIAVITPQGLAGLNNAGPHGFSEILYAFSSTGGNNGSAFAGLTANTPFYNLLLGASMFLGRFFWIVPMLAVAGSLAEKKIVPPSEGTFPTTGPLFIGLLTGVVLIVGGLTFLPALALGPIAEHFAMLAGNLY; the protein is encoded by the coding sequence ATGACCTTCAATATGCTTGTACAGATCGCGATCTTCGCGGGTCTGGTCACACTCACCGTCAAACCGCTCGGCGCCTTTATGGCCGCGGTCTTCCAGGGCGAGCGCAACGTCCTCTCGCCCATCCTCTCACCGCTTGAACGGCTTTTCTATCGCGCCGCGGGGATCGATCCCACCAAGGAACAGCATTGGACAGCCTATGGCCTCGCCATGCTCGCCTTCTCAATCGCGGGGATGTTCCTGCTCTACGCCATTCTGCGCCTTCAGGCTTTCCTGCCGCTGAACCCGCAAGGCCTGCCGAACGTATCGCCGGATTTGGCCTTCAACACCGCCATCAGCTTTGTCACCAATACCAATTGGCAATCTTATGGCGGCGAAACCACGCTGTCCTATTTCAGCCAGATGGTTGGGCTGACGATGCATAACTTCGTTTCGGCCGCCACCGGCATTGCGCTGGCGATGGCGCTGATCCGCGGCTTTGCGCGGCGCTCGGCCAAGACCATCGGCAATTTCTGGGTCGATCTCACCCGCGCCACGCTTTATGTGCTGCTCCCGCTCGCGATCGTCATGGCGCTGGTGCTGCTCTCACAGGGCGTGCCGCAAAACTTCTCTGCCTACACCGCCGCAACCACGCTCGAAGGCGCCAAGCAGGTCCTCGCGCAAGGCCCGGTGGCGAGCCAGGAAGCCATCAAGATGCTGGGCACCAATGGTGGCGGCTTCTTCAACGTCAACTCCGCCCATCCCTTCGAAAATCCCACTGCGCTGACCAATCTGATTGAGCTGTGGTCGATTTTCGCGATCTCGGCGGCGCTGACTTACAGCTTCGGCAAAATGGTCGGCAACACCCGCCAGGGCTGGGCAATTTTCGCGGTGATGGGCCTTCTCTATCTCGGCGGGCAATTCGCCTGCGCTTGGGCGGAACAGCAGCCGAGCGCCAAGCTCGCCGCGCTGCATATCGACCAGAAGCCGAGCGCGCTGCAAGCGGGCGGCAATATGGAAGGCAAGGATGTTCGCTTCGGCATCACCAATTCCGCGATCTGGGCCACGGCCACGACGGATGCGTCCAACGGTTCGGTCAATGCCATGCATGACAGCTTCACGCCCTTGGGTGGCCTTGTGCCCATGGTCAACATGCAGCTTGGCGAGATCATCTTCGGTGGTGTCGGCTCGGGGCTTTACGGCATGCTGCTCTTTGCCATCGTCGCCATGTTCGTGGCGGGTCTGATGGTCGGGCGCACCCCGGAATATCTCGGCAAGAAGCTGGAATCGCGTGAGGTAAAAATGGCGATCCTCGCCATCCTGGTCTCGCCGCTCGCCGTGCTGGTGCCTGCCGCCATCGCTGTGATCACACCGCAAGGCCTTGCTGGTCTCAACAATGCCGGGCCGCATGGTTTCTCGGAAATCCTTTATGCCTTCTCCTCCACGGGCGGCAATAACGGTAGCGCCTTTGCGGGGCTTACGGCGAATACGCCCTTCTATAACCTGCTGCTTGGCGCCTCGATGTTCCTCGGACGCTTCTTCTGGATCGTGCCGATGCTGGCCGTCGCCGGATCGCTGGCCGAGAAGAAAATCGTGCCGCCATCTGAAGGCACCTTCCCCACCACAGGCCCACTCTTCATCGGGCTTTTGACCGGCGTCGTCTTGATCGTCGGCGGCCTCACCTTCCTGCCTGCCCTCGCGCTCGGCCCTATCGCCGAACATTTCGCGATGCTGGCTGGCAATCTCTACTGA
- the kdpF gene encoding K(+)-transporting ATPase subunit F gives MSFDYAIGAAVTIVIALYLVLALLRPEKF, from the coding sequence ATGAGCTTTGATTACGCAATCGGCGCGGCGGTCACCATTGTGATCGCCCTTTATCTCGTTCTGGCGCTTCTTCGCCCAGAAAAGTTCTGA
- the kdpB gene encoding potassium-transporting ATPase subunit KdpB gives MKTSNNKVLLTAVIGAFQKLDPRVMVKNPVMFVVEIVAALTTFLFIRDTLGGKPGFAFALQINIWLWFTVVFANFAEALAEGRGKARAASLRQTKVDMMAKLLADQKAKLWRKIPAHELERGNLVLVEAGELIPSDGDVVEGVASVDESAITGESAPVIRESGGDRSAVTGGTRVLSDYIVVKITATQGSTFLDRMIALVEGAERQKTPNEIALNILLAGMTLIFVFAVATIPAFASYAGGSIPVLVLVALFVTLIPTTIGALLSAIGIAGMDRLVRFNVLAMSGRAVEAAGDVDTLLLDKTGTITLGNRQASAFIPVPGVDERDLADAAQLASLSDETPEGRSIVVLAKEKYGIRGREVEHATFIPFTAQTRISGIDIDGSSIRKGAVDAVLGWTGTHAAHAEALRSISDGIAKQGGTPLAVARDGKLLGVIHLKDIVKGGIRERFAALRQMGIRTVMITGDNPLTAAAIAAESGVDDFLAQATPETKLKLIRDEQAKGKLVAMCGDGTNDAPALAQADVGVAMNTGTMAAREAGNMVDLDSDPTKLIEIVEIGKALLMTRGALTTFSIANDVAKYFAIIPAMFIAFYPQLTALNIMGLHSPESAILSAIIFNALIIIALIPLALKGITYRPIGAAALLSRNLLIYGLGGLIVPFIGIKLIDITVTALHLA, from the coding sequence ATGAAAACCTCAAACAACAAAGTCCTTCTCACCGCGGTGATCGGCGCTTTCCAAAAGCTCGATCCCAGGGTGATGGTGAAAAACCCGGTGATGTTCGTCGTCGAAATCGTGGCGGCGCTCACCACCTTCCTCTTCATCCGCGATACGCTGGGGGGCAAACCCGGCTTTGCCTTCGCGCTGCAGATCAACATCTGGCTCTGGTTCACAGTGGTCTTCGCCAATTTCGCCGAAGCCTTGGCGGAAGGCCGTGGCAAGGCCCGTGCGGCAAGCCTGCGCCAGACCAAGGTCGACATGATGGCGAAGCTCCTCGCCGATCAGAAAGCCAAGCTGTGGCGGAAAATTCCTGCCCATGAGCTGGAGCGCGGCAATCTGGTGCTGGTGGAAGCGGGCGAGCTTATCCCGTCGGATGGCGATGTGGTGGAGGGCGTAGCTTCCGTCGATGAAAGCGCCATTACCGGCGAAAGCGCCCCGGTGATCCGCGAAAGCGGCGGCGACCGCTCGGCGGTGACCGGCGGCACGCGGGTGCTCTCCGATTATATCGTCGTCAAGATCACCGCCACCCAAGGCTCCACCTTCCTCGATCGTATGATCGCGCTGGTGGAAGGCGCCGAGCGGCAGAAAACACCGAACGAAATCGCGCTCAACATCCTTCTTGCAGGCATGACGCTGATCTTCGTCTTCGCGGTCGCCACCATTCCGGCCTTTGCCTCTTATGCGGGCGGTTCCATTCCGGTGCTGGTACTGGTGGCATTGTTCGTCACCCTCATCCCCACCACCATTGGCGCGCTGCTCTCGGCCATCGGCATCGCAGGCATGGACCGGCTGGTGCGCTTCAATGTGCTCGCCATGTCGGGCCGCGCTGTGGAAGCGGCTGGCGATGTCGATACGCTGCTGCTCGATAAGACCGGAACTATCACGCTGGGCAATCGCCAGGCTTCGGCCTTCATCCCGGTGCCGGGCGTGGATGAACGTGATCTCGCCGATGCGGCGCAGCTTGCCTCGCTTTCGGACGAGACCCCGGAAGGGCGCTCCATCGTGGTGCTGGCGAAAGAGAAATACGGCATTCGCGGGCGTGAAGTGGAACATGCCACTTTCATCCCCTTCACCGCACAAACCCGCATCAGCGGCATCGATATCGACGGCAGCTCCATCCGCAAAGGCGCAGTCGATGCGGTGCTGGGCTGGACCGGTACCCATGCCGCCCATGCCGAAGCCCTGCGCAGCATTTCAGACGGCATCGCTAAACAAGGCGGCACCCCGCTCGCCGTGGCGCGCGATGGCAAACTGCTCGGCGTCATTCACCTCAAGGATATCGTCAAAGGCGGCATTCGCGAGCGTTTTGCAGCGCTGCGCCAGATGGGCATCCGCACGGTGATGATCACAGGTGACAACCCGCTCACCGCCGCGGCGATTGCCGCCGAATCCGGCGTGGATGATTTCCTCGCCCAGGCGACGCCGGAAACCAAGCTGAAGCTGATCCGCGATGAGCAGGCAAAGGGCAAGCTGGTCGCCATGTGCGGCGACGGCACCAATGACGCGCCGGCCCTGGCCCAGGCAGATGTCGGTGTCGCCATGAACACCGGCACCATGGCAGCGCGTGAGGCAGGCAATATGGTGGATCTCGACAGCGACCCCACCAAGCTCATCGAGATCGTGGAAATCGGCAAAGCGCTTCTGATGACGCGCGGGGCCCTGACCACCTTCTCCATCGCCAATGACGTAGCGAAATACTTCGCCATCATCCCGGCCATGTTCATCGCGTTCTATCCGCAGCTTACCGCGCTCAACATCATGGGGCTGCATTCGCCTGAGAGCGCGATCCTTTCGGCCATCATCTTCAACGCGCTGATCATCATCGCGCTGATCCCGCTCGCGCTGAAAGGGATCACCTATCGCCCCATCGGCGCTGCAGCGCTGCTTTCCCGCAACCTTCTCATCTACGGCCTCGGCGGGCTGATCGTGCCCTTCATCGGCATCAAGCTGATCGACATCACCGTCACCGCCCTTCATTTGGCGTGA
- a CDS encoding molybdopterin-dependent oxidoreductase, whose protein sequence is MMKPLYTLCFALAFGPALAAPLEITVDGAVKTSLHLSETELRALPPSEVTLQLPLGSHMQAGPYKGVLVMTLLAKAVTKDEAVKNSFIRHTVMVYGRDGYAAAFAEGEFNPAYEGKAVLLAYEVNGEPFSDGLRLVSPGDKEGGRNVHDVVRIEVK, encoded by the coding sequence ATGATGAAACCGCTCTACACTCTATGTTTCGCCCTCGCCTTCGGGCCCGCCCTCGCCGCGCCGCTGGAAATCACCGTGGATGGCGCGGTGAAAACCTCGCTGCATCTTTCCGAAACGGAATTGCGCGCTTTGCCACCCAGCGAGGTCACTTTGCAGCTCCCCTTGGGCAGCCATATGCAGGCGGGACCCTATAAAGGGGTACTCGTGATGACGCTCTTAGCCAAAGCCGTCACCAAAGACGAAGCGGTAAAGAACAGCTTCATCCGCCACACCGTCATGGTCTATGGCCGCGATGGTTATGCCGCCGCCTTTGCCGAAGGCGAGTTCAACCCGGCTTACGAGGGCAAAGCCGTTCTTCTCGCTTATGAGGTGAATGGTGAGCCTTTCAGCGATGGGTTGCGCCTCGTCAGCCCCGGCGACAAGGAAGGTGGGCGCAATGTGCATGATGTGGTGCGCATCGAGGTAAAGTAG